ATTATCTTCAGTATCACATCCGTCAATGCTTGACCTGTCCACTCTTATAATGAAAAAGTATGACTATGTTATGACAATCTCGCTCAAAACTGAGGAAGCTACCATAGCTTTTTGGGGTAGCCTGTTGAAAGAGGTTGAAACGGTTGGACCGCACAAGATAGAGTATTTTTACAATCTCGATATTTCATCCAAGATTTCAGAAGTGGATGAAAAACAGAGGGAGAGAGAAAAGGTTCACGAGACTTTAACAGAAAAAGAGGAAAGGGCTTTGCTTGTTGATGTGTGGCCAAAAAGTTCATCTGAACTTGACAGGCACCTTTTAGAAGAGCTTGAGAGCTTGTGTAAAACAGCGGGAGTTAAAGTTATTGACAAGGTGGTACAAGTAAGAAGGAGCATAGACCCTGCGTATTTTATAGGAAAAGGTAAGGCAGAAGAGATACTTTCTATCTGTCAGCAAAAAGACATCGACGTTGTGATATTCAACAGAGAACTTTCGCCTGCTCAGATAAAAAATTTGGAAGAGCTGCTTTTGAGAAAAGTGATAGATAGAACTGATGTGATCCTTGACATATTTGCAAGGCGAGCAAAGACCAAAGAGGGAAAACTTCAGGTAGAACTTGCACAGCTTTTGACCCTGCTTCCGCGCCTGCGTGGGACTGGGGTGCTGCTTTCAAGGCTTGGTGGCGGAATTGGAACAAGAGGGCCTGGTGAGACCAAGCTTGAGATTGACAGAAGACATATCCAGCGCAGGATTGAAGAGATAAAAAAAGAGCTTGAAAAGGTGAAAAAAAATAGAGAAGTTCAGAGGAAGAGCAGGATAGAAAACCAGGTGCCGGTGGTGTCAATAATTGGTTACACAAACGCAGGCAAATCTACCCTCATGAACAGAATTTCAAAGGCAGATGTTTTGGTGGAAGACAAACTGTTTGCAACACTTGATACTACAACAAGAAGGGTGTACCATAAGGGCAAAGAGTTTCTGCTCACCGATACTGTAGGGTTTATAAGAAACTTGCCGCATCATCTTGTTGAGGCGTTTTCTTCAACATTAGAAGAGGTCAAGTATTCAAACCTTATACTGAACGTTGTGGATATATCTGACCCATATTATTATGACCATATAAAAGTATCTGAGGATTTGCTAAAGCAGCTTGGAGCAGAAAATATCCCTCTTATAAGGGTTTACAACAAGATAGATAAAGTGGACCTTTCAAGTGTGGATGTGTTTGACAATCTTCCACATGTTTTCGTCTCTGCTCGGGATGGTAGAGGTATTGATACTTTGCTTGATATGATTGTTGAGAGAATTTAATTATATGAAATTTGTTGAATGTGATGAGTAAAGAGGGTATTATTAAAGTAGGGGGAAATTTATATTAAAATAAAAGAAAGGGGTTGTCCGCATTGCTAATCCGTAATTGTGCTGGTGGAGTTGTGTTCTACCAAGGAAAAATCTTTATCATGAAGAACGAAAAAGGCGAATGGGTATTTCCCAAAGGTGTTATCAGGAACGGCGAAATTGCACCAGAAGTTGCGGTAAGAAGAGTCAAGGAAGAAGTTGGCATTGATGCTTCAATTCTCTCCACAGCAGGTCAAACAAGTTATGAGTTCTATTCTGTCACACGTCAGAAACCAGTTTGTAACAAGATTATATGGTATATCATGGAGGCAAAATCTCCCGAGTTTTTGAAGGAAAACAAGCAAGAGAACGTTTTTGATGCTGGGTATTTTGACATTGAAGAGGCTATTCAGAAGATTACTTACAGCCAAGACAAGGCTTTGGCATCTTGTGCCTATGAGCAGTACAAACAGCTTGTGAATATTTAAATCAGAGTTTATAATATATATGGTATAATGTTTTGACGGGCTGTCATTGAATTTAACATAAAATGACAGCCCTTTTTGATATAAAAAACTAACGATGTGATTAATCGCGGCAAAGGAGAATTAAAACAAAAATGGGATTTAAAACTATTGCTCAGAATGTCCGGGTAGAATTTGTAGAAAGAAAGTCAAGGTTTATTGCATCAGTTTTCAGGGTAGAAAATCAACATGATGTTAGTACCTTTCTTGAACAGGTTAGAAAAGAGTTTTATGATGCAACACACAACGTGTATGCCTATACATATGGGATTGAATATCCTGTGCAAAAGTATTCTGATGATGGGGAACCGCAGGGTACAGCCGGGCTTCCCGTCATGGAGGTAATAAGAAAGAGCAATGTTTCAAATGTGTTGATTGTGGTAACTCGCTATTTTGGCGGAATTCTGTTGGGTGCGTCAGGACTTGTCAGGGCATACACCCAGGCAGCAAGCCTCGGACTTGAAAAAGCGGGTATTTTGGAGTATCATGAATGTGAAGAGGTATTGTTGAGTATAGAATATTCTGATTTTGAGAAGATTAAATGGCTTACTTCAAAGTTTAATACAAAAATAGAGAAGATTGAGTATTCGCAAGTTGTAGATTTATTGCTGGCAATAAAAAAAGAAGAGGTGGATGAGTTTATAACGAGCGTTTCAGATATTACATCTGGCAACTTCCTGGCTGACAAAAAAGGGATAGTTTTAAAAACAATTTAGAAAAAGGATGTGTTTGTGCTGTGAAGAAGAAAGAAAATGTGTATAGATGCCTTTTTACAAATCCACTTTATTTTGTTCAGAATATTTCACTTCTTAACAATTTCGTAGCAGGAATAGCAGTGTTTTTGATATATGTTACATTTTTTACAATTTACGTTTACCTTCAGATTAGAAATGGATATAAAATAATGCCAGTAGATACAGGTATTGTATTTTTTACAGACAGAATAAAATCTGATTTGGAGAATTTAAGGTTAGCAAGGCTTATTATTACACTTTTTTCAAACCAGATTTTTAAGCTTTTTATGCTGGTTGTTATAGTTTTTTTGACAGCTTCCATTGTTACAAGAAAAAGAGCAAATGTTTCACAAGTGATAACTACATTGACAGTATCATACCTTCTTCCGGCATATACATTTTTGATAGGGACTATGTTTTGGTTTTTATCAATTGGTTATGCAATTTTTAAAGTGTCAGAGATGTTCTTCTTGATATCTGTTTATGAAGCACTTTCAAAGGGGTTTGGTATACCAAGAACAAAGGCATTGACAATAGTATTTGTGATTGTGCTCTTCTATTGTTTGCTTTATGTATGTTCACCTTCGGTATTTCTTACACCTTTTCTGATATAAAAGGATAAGGTAACTAATTAGTAAATATCCTGCTAAAAACAAGATAATAAAAACTTTCATTGAAGTTATTTTCAGATAAATGAGTATAGTAAATATAAGTAAGCACCCCATTGTAAGTTGAAAGATGAGAATGATTATTCTTTTTTCAAGAATAAATTCAAACTCAATGTTTGCTATCTTTTCAATCATTATAATACATGAAATAAGGGCGAATATATTTGAGATCCAAATATAAGGGATCTCACTTTTGAAAAGTAATATTGTTGGGATATAGGCTATCAATCTTATTACTGTTAGTACTGTATTTAAAATAAAATTAAAATTGACCTTATCGAGTGCATTAAGTAAACTTGAAAGTACAACAGAAAGATAATAAAATGCTATCGCAGGTGCAATGTGTTTAAGATACACTCCTGCTTGAGGGTTTTTGTACAATAAATTACAAATCTGTGCAGGAAAAAGTAAGAATATACATGTTGCTGGTAATGAAATAGCAATGGTAAGCAAGAGAAAAGAGTTTATTCGAGAGTTTAGAGTTTTTGTGTGAATCTTTGTTTCGGAGATGGTAGGAACTATTATTATGGATAATGAATTTACAATAACAAGTGGCAAAGTTGCTGCTGGAAAGCTCATGCCATTTATTATTCCATAAATAGAAATTGCTTCGTTTTTTGTGTTACCGATATATTCAAGTAATTTTGGAATTATCATATTTTCAATTGATTGAAAAATCATTCCAAGAACACTGGCTGTGGCAAGTGGTACAGATACTTTGAGTATATTAGATGAAATCTGCACAACCTCGGAAAGTTTAATCGGAAATTGAATATTTTTGTATTTGAGTTTATATGATATCAAAAGGAAACTCAGACTTGAAAGTTCTCCTATAAGAATTCCCAGGAAAGACAAAAATAGTTTTGTATCAAGCGAAGATGAATTTATTACTGTCAAGAAAATGGGACATGTGACAGAAAGTCTGACAACATTTTCAAACACTTCTGCCAAGGCAGGTGGAGTAGGATTTTGAATACCATAAAAAAAGCCCTTCAAGATAGCTGATTGTGTGACAACCACAATGCATACAATAAGTGGGTAGACAGTGTATTTAAGAGGTGGCGTATCAAATATAATATCACAGAAAAAAGGATTTAAGATACAAAAAAAGATAGCAACTATAATACTCCAAAGAAGAAGTATTCTGCTCATCACAAAGACAACTTTTTCTTTCAAGGCGGTAGAATGGCAATTTTCAGCAATATATTTTGAGATAGCAGTTAAGATTCCACCGCTTGATATACTGTAAAACAAATAATAAAGTGTCATGCCAAATGTATAAAGTCCCATACCAATAGAACCTATTCTGCGTGATATGAAAACTCTGTAAAAGAAAAAAAGACTGTATGTTAAAATGTTGCAAAGTGTAAGTATTACAATCTGACTTAAAATCTTTTTGTTCATCTTTCTTTTATTTATAACAATTCTTTGCTCATTATTAAATCTTATGTGTTACTTAGTGTAAAATATTTATAGGACTTGAGATGGAAAAAATGCTCCCTCCTCTTGGGAAAAATGAGAGAATGATATAAAATAATGAGCAAAAAAAAGAAGAAGAAAACTGAAAGGAAAAACAAACCAAAGGAGGGAGCAAAATGTTTGATAATATTATAACAAAAATAGAGGAACTTTTAAATAGATTTGGAGAAGGGATAGTGGAGATATTAAGAGGTGAGAAAGATATAGCGATGTATTCAATGGAATTGAAGGAGAAGATGGATGAGATAGGGAAGGAGATGATAAAAGAGGCATGCGGGCTTGTAGATGAGATTGTAAGGAATGAAAAGAAGAGGAAGGCAAGGTATGAGGTTGTAAGGAAAGATAAGAGGAGCATAAAGACAATATTTGGAGATGTGGAATATATAAGGACGTACTACAAGAATAAAGAAGAGGGAGGGTATGTGTATTTAGCAGATGAAATTTTGGGGATAGAGAAATACCAAAGAATAGACAAAGCAGTCAAAGCAGCAATAGTTGAGAAAGTAGTGGAAATATCATATGAAAAAGCAGCCAAAGAAGTATTAGGAGAAGAGAAAATGACAAGACAAAGTGTAATGAATATTTTGAGGAGGATAGAGGCAGCTCAGTTAGATAGAATCGAGCATAATAAAAAAGGAGTTGCAGGCAGTAAAAAAGTGGTAAAAGAACTTTATATAGAGGCAGATGAAGATCATATTTCGTTACAAAACGGAGAAGGGAAGATAGCGAAGCTTGCGTACATAAATGAGGGATATAAAGAAGAGAAAGGGATTGTCAAAAGAAAGGAATTAAAAGGGGTGCATTATTTTAGCAGTATTAAAGAGAGACCAGAAGATTTTTGGTCAAAAGTAAGTGAATATATAGAGGAGCACTATGAAACGGAGAAGATAGAGAAGATATATTTGTTAGGGGATGGAGCGGCATGGATAAAGGAAGGGCTTGAATGGATAGTGGGTGCAGAATTTGTATTAGACAGGTTTCATCTAATGAGAGAGGTAATCAAAATAAGCGGTGGAGATAAGAATATTTTTGCTGGGATAGTAGAAGCATTGAGGGATAAGGATAGAGAGAAGTTTGAGGGATTGGTAGCTAAAGCGATGGAAAAGGCTGGAGAGGACAAAAGAGCGTTGAAGAGGATAAATGAAAGTAGGAGATATATAGCCAATCATTGGGATAATATAGTATTAGAGTTAGATAATAGGATTATAAAAGGATGTAGTGCAGAAGGGCATGTAAGCCACGTATTAGCAGATAGGATGAGTTCAAGACCAAGAGGATGGAGCGAACAAGGAGCAGAAGTGATGGTAAAGTTATTGAGCTTGAAGTATAATGGTGTAAACTTGAAAGAAGCATATTTAAAAGAGATTTGTGGCAAGGAAGAGAAAGAAGAAAAAATATTGAAAGAAATTGTGAGAAAAAATGTTAAGAAGATAAGGAAACAGATTGAGGAGACGAGGAATAATGTGCCAATTTTAGCAAGAGGAAAAGTTGATTTGACGTTTAGAGTACTGAAAGGCCTAAGTACTGGAGATTTCTTAAATGCAGTCGTATTTTAATAAAAAATTTCCCTACAAACTCTTGACACTATCTATGTGTTAAATTCATTTGACATTAGCTCTAAGTCTAATTTATAATTCCATATTGAGCACAATAGCAGCTTAAAAGGTAGGGGGAAGTAAACTATGTCTGGACATTCAAAATGGGCGAATATAAGACACAAAAAAGAAAAAACAGATGCTCAGAAAGGGAGACTTTTTACAAAACTTGGTAGAGAACTTATGGTTGTTGCAAAGATGTACGGACCTGATCCTGAGACAAACCCGAAGCTCAGAGATGTAATTGCAAAAGCAAAGGCAAACAACATGCCCATGGAGAAGATAATGGGGTTTATAAAAAGGGCAGCTGGTGAGATTGACACAACAGGGTACGAAGACATTACGTACGAGGGCTATGGACCTGGCGGGGTTGCTGTTATTGTTGAGGCAATGACGAACAACAGAAACAGAACAGCCGGAGAACTTAGACATATTTTTGACAAAAACGGTGGCAATCTTGGTCAAACAGGCTGTGTTTCGTGGATGTTCAGCAGAAAAGGTGTTATAGTTATTGAAAAGGAAAGTTTTCCGGATGAGGACTTTGTGATGGAAAAGGCGTTAGAGTATGGTGCTGAGGATTTCTCCTCAGAGGACGATATATATGAGATAATTACATCACCTGAGGATTTTTCAAAGGTCAGAGAAGGTCTGGAAAAAGATGGTTTTACATTCATAAGGGCTCAGATAGAGATGATTCCCCAGACAACTGTAAAGCTTTCAAGTGATGATGCCCAGAAGATGAGAAGACTTATTGACATGCTTGAAGATAACGATGATGTGAAAGAGGTTTATCACAATTGGGAAGAAGATGAAGAATAAATTCTATGTATAGCAGTGGGTTTGGCAGGGAATAATAGTAAAAAAAGTTTGAGTGCTTGTGGGGGCCATGAAGAAAATGAAACTGTATTTTAAAACTGCCACGCTCACTGCTATTATTATTTTCTTATTCATAGTTTCGTTTGCAGTGGGGTTTACTATAACATTAGAAAGAGGAAAAGTGAAATCTGAAAAGGATATTAAGGGTAAAAATGTAACTCAGATTGTGTATATAAATAAAGATATGGAAGACAGGATAACAGAAAATACTTTATTTATTGTAAGGAAATATTTTAAAGGGTGCGGACATGTTATTGAAGAAAAGAAGATTGTGCCAAAAGAATATGTAGGAATATCAAAACAGGACTTTAAAAATATGTTTTCTGGTTGGGAAATAGATGCGTTCAGCTCTAAGTATGTTGTAATAAGCCGAGTATTTGACGGTTTTTGTCCCAATCATTTTATAATTTCTATAAAAGACGGAAGAGTAGCTATATTTTATTCGCAACCTGTAGATGGTGATACTCTAAAGCTCATTACTCCAATTAGTATTGAGAACTTACCAGAACAAGAGGTCAATGATTTAAAAAAAGGAATTGTGGTCAACTCGTTTGAAGATGCAATAAAGATAATTGAGGATTTTGGAAGTTAAAAATTTTATGTAACATAGTTTACCCATAATTCATATTATGTTAATGGAAAAAGACATAATATGAATTATGGGAGGTAGGAAGGCATGTCAGAAGAACTGGATTTGAGGTATGAAGGTCACGAACATCACTGCCGCGACATCTGTGAACACATGAGAAGATATTTGGGAGAAACAGTTACAGTATTTACAGAAAGCGGAGGAGAAAGTGGTCAGGGATTTACGGGAGTTTTAGCATTAGTTACTCCAAGATTTGTAAGACTTATTGTAACAATAGGTACACCACCAGATGACCCATTCTGGTACAGAGGCTATGGTTCAAGAGAAGAATTTGGAGAACATCATCGAAAAGAAAGATGTTGCCCGCCACGCAGAAGATTTTGCGGCCTTGGTTCAATAGTTGACATTCCTTGCAGAAAGATAGTTGCATTTGTTCACAATGCTGTATAAAAAAGTCTTGAGAGGCTGGCACAATTAAAACTGCCAGCCCTTATTTTACATAATTTGTAAGCCTTCCAATTCCCTCAATTTCAACTTCAATAACATCTCCTTTTTTCATACTTCCAATGCCGGATGGTGTTCCTGTTATTATCACGTCAAAAGGTTTTAAAGTCATTATAGAGCTTACATAACTTACAAGCTCCTGCACGGTGAAGATGAAATTGCTGGTGTTAGAATTTTGAACAAGTTTGCCATTAAGATAGGTTTTAATTTGGCTATTGTTCGGAT
The DNA window shown above is from Caldicellulosiruptor owensensis OL and carries:
- a CDS encoding NUDIX hydrolase — protein: MLIRNCAGGVVFYQGKIFIMKNEKGEWVFPKGVIRNGEIAPEVAVRRVKEEVGIDASILSTAGQTSYEFYSVTRQKPVCNKIIWYIMEAKSPEFLKENKQENVFDAGYFDIEEAIQKITYSQDKALASCAYEQYKQLVNI
- a CDS encoding YebC/PmpR family DNA-binding transcriptional regulator — encoded protein: MSGHSKWANIRHKKEKTDAQKGRLFTKLGRELMVVAKMYGPDPETNPKLRDVIAKAKANNMPMEKIMGFIKRAAGEIDTTGYEDITYEGYGPGGVAVIVEAMTNNRNRTAGELRHIFDKNGGNLGQTGCVSWMFSRKGVIVIEKESFPDEDFVMEKALEYGAEDFSSEDDIYEIITSPEDFSKVREGLEKDGFTFIRAQIEMIPQTTVKLSSDDAQKMRRLIDMLEDNDDVKEVYHNWEEDEE
- a CDS encoding YigZ family protein, yielding MGFKTIAQNVRVEFVERKSRFIASVFRVENQHDVSTFLEQVRKEFYDATHNVYAYTYGIEYPVQKYSDDGEPQGTAGLPVMEVIRKSNVSNVLIVVTRYFGGILLGASGLVRAYTQAASLGLEKAGILEYHECEEVLLSIEYSDFEKIKWLTSKFNTKIEKIEYSQVVDLLLAIKKEEVDEFITSVSDITSGNFLADKKGIVLKTI
- a CDS encoding BofC C-terminal domain-containing protein codes for the protein MKLYFKTATLTAIIIFLFIVSFAVGFTITLERGKVKSEKDIKGKNVTQIVYINKDMEDRITENTLFIVRKYFKGCGHVIEEKKIVPKEYVGISKQDFKNMFSGWEIDAFSSKYVVISRVFDGFCPNHFIISIKDGRVAIFYSQPVDGDTLKLITPISIENLPEQEVNDLKKGIVVNSFEDAIKIIEDFGS
- the hflX gene encoding GTPase HflX translates to MIQKLKFHQTEEYMIDEFVYNTLKEFSVNLNKEIAIVLNRKGRIEEVIIEKKEFAELENQDSFPKKAALIFTRLSSVSHPSMLDLSTLIMKKYDYVMTISLKTEEATIAFWGSLLKEVETVGPHKIEYFYNLDISSKISEVDEKQREREKVHETLTEKEERALLVDVWPKSSSELDRHLLEELESLCKTAGVKVIDKVVQVRRSIDPAYFIGKGKAEEILSICQQKDIDVVIFNRELSPAQIKNLEELLLRKVIDRTDVILDIFARRAKTKEGKLQVELAQLLTLLPRLRGTGVLLSRLGGGIGTRGPGETKLEIDRRHIQRRIEEIKKELEKVKKNREVQRKSRIENQVPVVSIIGYTNAGKSTLMNRISKADVLVEDKLFATLDTTTRRVYHKGKEFLLTDTVGFIRNLPHHLVEAFSSTLEEVKYSNLILNVVDISDPYYYDHIKVSEDLLKQLGAENIPLIRVYNKIDKVDLSSVDVFDNLPHVFVSARDGRGIDTLLDMIVERI
- a CDS encoding oligosaccharide flippase family protein, which codes for MNKKILSQIVILTLCNILTYSLFFFYRVFISRRIGSIGMGLYTFGMTLYYLFYSISSGGILTAISKYIAENCHSTALKEKVVFVMSRILLLWSIIVAIFFCILNPFFCDIIFDTPPLKYTVYPLIVCIVVVTQSAILKGFFYGIQNPTPPALAEVFENVVRLSVTCPIFLTVINSSSLDTKLFLSFLGILIGELSSLSFLLISYKLKYKNIQFPIKLSEVVQISSNILKVSVPLATASVLGMIFQSIENMIIPKLLEYIGNTKNEAISIYGIINGMSFPAATLPLVIVNSLSIIIVPTISETKIHTKTLNSRINSFLLLTIAISLPATCIFLLFPAQICNLLYKNPQAGVYLKHIAPAIAFYYLSVVLSSLLNALDKVNFNFILNTVLTVIRLIAYIPTILLFKSEIPYIWISNIFALISCIIMIEKIANIEFEFILEKRIIILIFQLTMGCLLIFTILIYLKITSMKVFIILFLAGYLLISYLILLYQKRCKKYRR
- a CDS encoding ISLre2-like element ISCow1 family transposase yields the protein MFDNIITKIEELLNRFGEGIVEILRGEKDIAMYSMELKEKMDEIGKEMIKEACGLVDEIVRNEKKRKARYEVVRKDKRSIKTIFGDVEYIRTYYKNKEEGGYVYLADEILGIEKYQRIDKAVKAAIVEKVVEISYEKAAKEVLGEEKMTRQSVMNILRRIEAAQLDRIEHNKKGVAGSKKVVKELYIEADEDHISLQNGEGKIAKLAYINEGYKEEKGIVKRKELKGVHYFSSIKERPEDFWSKVSEYIEEHYETEKIEKIYLLGDGAAWIKEGLEWIVGAEFVLDRFHLMREVIKISGGDKNIFAGIVEALRDKDREKFEGLVAKAMEKAGEDKRALKRINESRRYIANHWDNIVLELDNRIIKGCSAEGHVSHVLADRMSSRPRGWSEQGAEVMVKLLSLKYNGVNLKEAYLKEICGKEEKEEKILKEIVRKNVKKIRKQIEETRNNVPILARGKVDLTFRVLKGLSTGDFLNAVVF